The following proteins are co-located in the Pyrococcus abyssi GE5 genome:
- the leuC gene encoding 3-isopropylmalate dehydratase large subunit produces the protein MGMTIAEKILADHSEREEVKPGEIVMAKLDFVFGNDVTMPLAIKKFRELGVKRVFDRERIAIVLDHFTPNKDIKSAEQCKSSREFAKEMGIKWFFEGGSVGVEHCLLPELGLVLPGDLIIGADSHTCTYGALGAFATGVGSTDLAVAMATGEAWFRVPETMKFIYEGELQPYVTGKDLILHTIGDIGVNGALYKVMEFSGSVIEELSVEQRMTMSNMAIEAGAKTGIIEPDKKTLDYVKERAKRKFKVYKSDEDAKYYKVIEYDVTNWEPVVAFPHLPENTVPISKAAKMNIKIDQVFIGSCTNGRIEDLRMAAEILEGQKVAKWVRLIVIPCSPTVYWKALKEGLIEIFLEAGAVIGPPTCGPCLGGHMGVLASGERAVSTTNRNFVGRMGHPKSEVYLANPYVAAASAVLGRIASPEEVVK, from the coding sequence ATGGGAATGACGATAGCTGAGAAGATTTTAGCAGATCACTCCGAAAGGGAGGAGGTTAAACCTGGAGAAATAGTCATGGCCAAGTTGGATTTCGTGTTTGGAAACGATGTAACGATGCCTCTAGCTATAAAGAAGTTTAGGGAACTTGGAGTTAAGAGGGTTTTCGATAGGGAAAGGATAGCGATAGTTCTAGATCACTTCACGCCAAACAAGGATATAAAGAGCGCCGAGCAGTGCAAATCTTCAAGGGAGTTCGCCAAAGAGATGGGAATAAAATGGTTTTTCGAAGGAGGAAGTGTCGGAGTTGAACACTGCTTACTTCCAGAGCTAGGTCTTGTTCTTCCTGGAGACTTAATTATCGGTGCAGATTCGCACACATGCACGTATGGTGCTCTCGGTGCCTTCGCAACAGGAGTTGGGAGTACTGATTTAGCCGTCGCGATGGCTACTGGGGAAGCCTGGTTCAGGGTTCCCGAAACCATGAAATTCATCTACGAGGGAGAGCTCCAACCTTATGTAACTGGTAAGGATTTGATCCTTCACACAATCGGAGATATAGGAGTAAATGGAGCCCTATACAAGGTCATGGAATTCAGTGGAAGCGTAATAGAGGAGCTCTCGGTGGAACAGAGGATGACCATGAGTAATATGGCTATAGAAGCTGGAGCAAAGACTGGGATAATAGAACCGGATAAGAAAACCCTAGATTACGTTAAGGAGAGAGCAAAAAGGAAGTTTAAGGTTTACAAAAGCGACGAGGATGCTAAGTACTACAAAGTTATCGAGTACGACGTTACCAACTGGGAACCTGTAGTTGCCTTTCCCCATTTACCGGAGAACACGGTTCCAATAAGTAAGGCTGCAAAGATGAACATAAAGATAGATCAGGTCTTCATAGGTTCTTGCACAAATGGGAGAATAGAAGATCTAAGAATGGCGGCTGAAATTTTAGAAGGGCAAAAAGTCGCCAAGTGGGTTAGGTTAATCGTCATTCCGTGCTCTCCAACGGTTTACTGGAAAGCCTTGAAGGAAGGTTTGATAGAGATATTCTTGGAGGCCGGAGCTGTAATAGGACCTCCCACGTGTGGACCCTGTCTCGGAGGTCACATGGGAGTGCTTGCAAGTGGTGAAAGGGCTGTCTCTACAACTAACAGGAACTTCGTTGGGAGAATGGGGCATCCAAAGAGCGAGGTTTACTTAGCTAACCCATACGTCGCCGCTGCTTCAGCTGTTTTGGGTAGGATAGCATCCCCAGAGGAGGTGGTAAAATGA
- a CDS encoding 3-isopropylmalate dehydrogenase, translating to MKLRIAVIPGDGIGKEVVAEGLKVLKKLEELSRVSFEFKEYPFGAEHYLKTGETLPDWAIEEFKKFDAIYFGAIGDPRVKPGILERGILLKMRFELDLYVNLRPVKLYHPRLTPLKGKNKIDIVFVRENTEGLYAGAGGFLRKGTPQEIAVQEMINTRFGVERVIRFAFEYAKRSGRKKVTLVDKANVLTYAHDLWERVFAEVSQEYDLETDHYYVDAMAMKMIRSPESFDVVVTPNMFGDILTDLGAEIVGGLGIAASGNINPETTGMFEPVHGSAPDIAGKRIANPLAAILSASMMLEYLNLEKESKWIEEAVKRAIAENKVTPDMNGNLKTYEVGDWVVKFLEVVANEEEG from the coding sequence ATGAAGTTAAGAATAGCGGTAATTCCTGGGGATGGAATCGGGAAGGAGGTAGTTGCTGAAGGTCTAAAGGTCCTAAAAAAACTTGAGGAACTCTCGAGGGTGTCATTTGAGTTTAAAGAGTATCCGTTTGGTGCTGAACATTACCTAAAAACTGGTGAAACATTGCCGGATTGGGCAATAGAGGAGTTCAAGAAATTCGATGCCATATATTTCGGAGCGATAGGCGATCCAAGGGTAAAGCCCGGAATCCTGGAGAGGGGAATACTCCTAAAGATGCGCTTCGAGTTGGATCTCTACGTAAATTTGAGACCCGTTAAACTTTATCATCCCAGGTTAACTCCGCTGAAGGGGAAAAACAAAATCGACATCGTATTCGTCAGGGAGAACACCGAGGGCTTGTACGCTGGAGCTGGAGGGTTCCTCAGGAAGGGAACGCCTCAGGAGATTGCAGTTCAGGAGATGATAAACACGCGCTTTGGAGTTGAGAGGGTTATTAGGTTTGCATTTGAATACGCAAAAAGATCTGGAAGAAAAAAGGTGACGCTCGTTGACAAGGCGAACGTTCTAACATATGCTCATGACCTCTGGGAAAGGGTCTTTGCTGAGGTTTCCCAGGAATACGATCTCGAAACGGATCACTACTATGTTGATGCCATGGCCATGAAGATGATTCGTTCACCGGAAAGCTTTGACGTTGTGGTAACTCCCAACATGTTTGGAGATATACTCACGGATCTTGGAGCTGAGATAGTTGGTGGATTGGGAATAGCTGCGTCTGGAAACATAAATCCTGAAACCACCGGAATGTTTGAACCCGTCCACGGTTCTGCTCCTGATATAGCTGGAAAGAGGATAGCAAATCCCCTAGCTGCGATACTGAGCGCCTCAATGATGCTCGAGTATTTAAACCTCGAAAAGGAGTCGAAATGGATTGAAGAAGCTGTTAAAAGGGCTATAGCAGAAAATAAGGTTACTCCTGACATGAATGGGAATTTGAAGACTTATGAAGTTGGTGATTGGGTTGTAAAGTTCTTGGAGGTAGTTGCTAATGAAGAGGAGGGTTGA
- the cimA gene encoding citramalate synthase — MKRRVELYDTTLRDGSQMEGISFSLEDKLKITEKLDEFGIHYIEGGWPGSNPKDIQYFKAVRDLPLENAKIAAFGSTRRPRLRPEEDPNLNALVESEAPIATIFGKSWDLHVTEALRTTLENNIQMIIDSIEYLRDHGMVVFYDAEHFFDGYRENPEYAMKTIKAAEEAGAERIVLADTNGGSLPSFIKEVVEKVKEEVKTPLGIHAHNDSELAVANSLIAFEAGVVQIQGTINGYGERCGNANLISIIPALELKYGVEVVGKERLRKLKELAHFVAELANMEIPRNQPYVGDSAFAHKGGVHVSAVLKNPRTYEHIDPELVGNRRKVVVSELSGRSNLIYKAKELGIELEERDIKRIVEEIKKLEFEGYHFEAAEASLELLIERLRGRYKPFFELERARVITEIFQGQPPISEANVVVRVNSRRVHTTAEGNGPVNALDLALRKALTKFYPELKEIKLVDYKVRVLGSEKGTAAKVRVLVQTSDGKKTWGTVGASTNIIEASLNAIMESMEYWLMKEREKDEK, encoded by the coding sequence ATGAAGAGGAGGGTTGAGCTCTACGATACTACCCTTAGAGATGGATCCCAGATGGAAGGGATAAGCTTTTCCCTTGAGGATAAGCTCAAGATAACTGAGAAGCTCGACGAGTTTGGAATCCACTACATAGAGGGAGGATGGCCCGGTTCCAATCCTAAAGATATTCAATACTTCAAGGCTGTGAGAGATCTACCGCTTGAGAACGCAAAAATAGCCGCATTCGGGAGTACAAGAAGACCAAGGCTTAGGCCAGAAGAAGATCCCAACCTTAACGCGTTAGTCGAATCCGAAGCGCCAATAGCAACTATATTCGGAAAGAGTTGGGACCTCCACGTCACCGAAGCCCTAAGGACAACCCTGGAAAATAATATACAAATGATAATCGATTCAATTGAGTACCTAAGGGATCATGGGATGGTCGTGTTTTACGACGCTGAGCACTTCTTTGATGGTTACAGGGAAAATCCAGAGTACGCAATGAAAACTATAAAGGCTGCTGAAGAGGCAGGAGCAGAGAGGATTGTCCTTGCTGACACAAACGGAGGTTCGCTCCCCTCGTTCATCAAGGAAGTAGTTGAGAAGGTTAAAGAGGAGGTAAAGACTCCTCTCGGCATTCATGCACATAACGATTCAGAACTGGCAGTTGCTAACTCCCTAATTGCGTTTGAAGCTGGTGTAGTTCAGATACAGGGAACGATAAATGGTTATGGTGAGAGGTGTGGAAACGCTAATTTAATCTCAATAATACCAGCTCTAGAACTTAAGTATGGCGTTGAAGTTGTTGGAAAGGAAAGGCTAAGGAAACTGAAAGAGTTAGCTCATTTCGTCGCTGAGCTAGCGAACATGGAGATTCCAAGGAACCAACCCTACGTTGGGGATAGCGCGTTCGCTCACAAAGGCGGAGTCCACGTTTCAGCAGTCCTTAAGAATCCCAGAACTTACGAGCACATAGACCCAGAGCTCGTTGGTAACAGGAGAAAGGTCGTCGTCTCAGAGCTCTCAGGTAGGAGTAATCTAATATACAAAGCGAAGGAGCTTGGAATAGAGCTCGAGGAAAGAGATATTAAGAGGATAGTTGAGGAGATAAAGAAGCTTGAATTCGAAGGTTACCATTTCGAAGCGGCGGAAGCATCACTTGAACTCCTAATAGAGAGGTTAAGGGGAAGATACAAACCCTTCTTCGAACTTGAAAGGGCAAGGGTAATAACGGAGATATTCCAGGGACAACCACCAATCTCAGAGGCTAACGTTGTCGTGAGGGTTAATTCCAGGAGAGTTCACACAACCGCAGAAGGTAATGGACCAGTTAACGCACTCGACCTAGCCCTTAGGAAAGCTTTGACAAAATTCTACCCAGAGCTCAAAGAGATCAAGCTGGTTGATTATAAGGTTAGGGTTCTTGGAAGTGAGAAGGGAACCGCGGCTAAGGTTAGAGTCCTGGTTCAGACGAGCGATGGAAAGAAAACCTGGGGAACCGTCGGAGCTTCAACAAACATAATAGAGGCGAGCTTGAACGCTATAATGGAGAGCATGGAATACTGGCTTATGAAGGAGCGTGAAAAGGATGAGAAGTGA
- the leuD gene encoding 3-isopropylmalate dehydratase small subunit, with the protein MRVRGRAWKYGDNIDTDVIIPARYLNTSDPKELAKHVLEDLDPEFRSKMKPGDIIVAGENFGCGSSREHAPLAIKAAGVSCVIAKSFARIFYRNAINIGLPILEAPQAVDRIETGDELEVDFSSGEIRNLTKGEVYRANPFPDFIMEIIKAGGLVEWAKRRLKG; encoded by the coding sequence ATGAGGGTTAGGGGAAGAGCCTGGAAGTATGGTGACAATATCGACACGGATGTCATAATTCCAGCTAGGTATCTCAACACATCGGATCCAAAAGAGCTCGCTAAGCATGTGTTAGAAGATCTGGATCCCGAGTTTAGAAGTAAAATGAAACCCGGAGATATAATCGTGGCTGGAGAAAACTTTGGATGTGGAAGTTCAAGGGAGCACGCACCTTTAGCTATAAAGGCTGCAGGAGTTTCCTGTGTGATAGCGAAGAGCTTTGCTAGGATATTCTATAGGAACGCTATAAACATTGGGCTCCCAATTCTCGAAGCTCCTCAGGCTGTTGATAGGATAGAAACTGGGGATGAGCTAGAGGTGGATTTCTCCTCTGGAGAGATAAGGAACTTGACGAAAGGTGAAGTCTACAGGGCCAATCCGTTCCCGGATTTTATAATGGAGATAATCAAGGCCGGAGGTCTCGTTGAATGGGCTAAGAGGAGGTTGAAGGGATGA